A genomic stretch from Candidatus Hydrogenedentota bacterium includes:
- a CDS encoding right-handed parallel beta-helix repeat-containing protein, whose product MSFRPFLFPAAACLLAALAGAAQDAAPSLAELADGTRPATAALQRMIEESAGLVELPAGTFLLDGPLVLDLPRLGWRSLRGADGATRLVVAHAGPGILVQGDHQGTANPATVQDHTWDRERFPSVSGVEILGAHPEADGIVLSRTMKCVVRNVLVRKCRHGIRLVERNRNTLIADSHVYDCLDTGVLLDACDLHQVNITGSHISYNGRAGVRQYNGDVHNVQISGNDIEYNAGADGGLPAGEIVLEAPDGIISEYSITGNTLQARPQNPGANLLVLGAENDAPHGARTMAVSGNVIGDRDKNIVLSRACRVTVAANTVYGGAALNVHLDRCANIVLSGNNIGSRPFSHNAADPHVDGVLVEECDSVLLSGNILSGHRFGAPERGGAVTLVNARNCRVTGCQILHPRVRGVHILGGAGCVVSDNTITAPDEGGDFLAAVELSGDGRNHLVQNNMISGGPDPALPADPAQGTVKDNTLLPAP is encoded by the coding sequence ATGTCTTTTCGACCCTTTCTCTTTCCGGCGGCTGCCTGCCTGCTCGCGGCGCTCGCCGGGGCCGCGCAGGACGCCGCGCCGTCCCTCGCGGAACTGGCGGACGGAACCCGCCCCGCCACCGCCGCGCTCCAGCGGATGATCGAGGAGAGCGCGGGCCTCGTGGAACTGCCCGCGGGCACCTTCCTCCTCGACGGGCCGCTGGTGCTCGACCTGCCCCGGCTCGGGTGGCGGTCCCTGCGCGGCGCCGACGGCGCGACGCGCCTCGTGGTGGCCCATGCCGGGCCCGGCATCCTCGTCCAGGGCGACCATCAGGGCACGGCGAACCCCGCCACCGTCCAGGACCACACCTGGGACCGCGAGCGCTTCCCCTCGGTCAGCGGCGTGGAGATCCTCGGCGCGCACCCCGAGGCCGACGGCATTGTGCTGTCGCGCACCATGAAATGCGTCGTGCGCAACGTGCTCGTCCGCAAATGCCGCCACGGCATACGCCTCGTCGAGCGCAACCGCAACACCCTCATCGCGGATTCCCACGTCTACGACTGCCTCGACACGGGGGTCCTCCTCGACGCCTGCGACCTCCACCAGGTCAACATCACGGGCAGCCACATCAGCTACAACGGCCGCGCGGGCGTCCGCCAGTACAACGGCGACGTCCACAACGTGCAGATCAGCGGGAACGACATCGAGTACAACGCCGGGGCCGACGGCGGGCTCCCCGCCGGCGAGATCGTCCTCGAGGCCCCCGACGGCATCATCAGCGAGTACAGCATCACCGGGAACACCCTCCAGGCCCGCCCGCAGAACCCCGGCGCCAACCTGCTCGTCCTCGGTGCGGAGAACGACGCCCCCCACGGCGCCCGCACCATGGCCGTCTCGGGCAACGTCATCGGCGACCGCGACAAGAACATCGTCCTCTCCCGCGCCTGCCGCGTCACCGTCGCCGCAAACACCGTCTACGGCGGCGCCGCCCTCAACGTCCACCTCGACCGGTGCGCCAACATCGTCCTCAGCGGGAACAACATCGGCAGCCGCCCCTTCTCCCACAACGCCGCCGACCCCCATGTGGACGGCGTCCTCGTCGAGGAGTGCGACAGCGTGCTCCTCTCCGGCAACATCCTCAGCGGCCACCGGTTCGGCGCCCCCGAACGCGGCGGCGCCGTCACCCTCGTGAACGCCCGAAACTGCCGCGTCACCGGATGCCAGATCCTCCACCCCCGCGTCCGCGGCGTCCACATTCTCGGCGGCGCCGGATGCGTCGTCTCCGACAACACCATCACCGCCCCCGACGAGGGAGGCGATTTCCTCGCCGCCGTCGAACTCTCCGGCGACGGCAGGAACCACCTTGTCCAAAACAACATGATCAGCGGCGGCCCCGACCCTGCTCTCCCCGCCGACCCCGCCCAAGGAACGGTCAAAGACAACACCCTCCTCCCCGCCCCGTGA